Below is a window of Sus scrofa isolate TJ Tabasco breed Duroc chromosome 10, Sscrofa11.1, whole genome shotgun sequence DNA.
cACAGAGATAAACATATATGGTGAAATGATTTTTGATGAGGGTGCCAAGACCACGTAATGGGGGGTGGACAGTCTTTTTAACAAAAGGTGCTAGAAAATCTGGATATTTACATACAGAAGAATGAAGCCGGATCCTTACCTAACACCATctacaaaattaactcaaaatgaatcaaggaCATAACTGCAACATCTGagacaataaaactcttagaagaaaaccaGAGAACAAAAACTTCAtgacactggatttggcaattaatttttgatatgacaccaaaggcacagtCTATGAAAATTATCCACAGAGTAAAaaagcaacccacagaatgggagaaaatatttgcaaatcatgtatctcaTAAGGGTTTAATATCTAGAATATGGAGAACTCCCAAAACTCAACTcagaaatgggcaaaggacctggaGAGACATTTACTGAGTAACATATAGGACTgccaataatcacatgaaaagatgctcaacatcaccaatcattagggaaatgcaaatcaaaactgcaatgagataccacctcacacccacctgcatggctattatcaaaacaaAAGCCACAAGAGTTGGTGAGCCCTGGTgcactattagtgggaatgtaaaatggtacagctgctgtggaaagcAGTTGGTgggtcctcaaaaaattcaaaatagaactaaCACAGGATGCAACAGTACCGCTTCTGGGCAAATATCCAAAACAACTGAAAGCAGGGTCTTAAAGAGATGTATCTGTACACCCATGTTTGCAGCAGCTAAACCACGAAAGTAACCCAAGCAAAACATGGTATATACAGCCATGGAGTACTAGTACGCCTTATGGAGGAAAATGCTGTAATACACTGCAACGTGGGCGAAACccattatcctaagtgaaatcagccagttGTAAAAGGGCAAATGCTGTCTGAAccactgagagagaaagagaggaggggagactGAGAGAGACTGCTTCATAAGGAAAGGGTTTCAGTTTTACAAGGTGAAAGGCATTAGGGGAGCAGGTGGTGTTGATGCTCCAGAAATGAGTGTATTTAATACCAATGAGCTGTATATGCAATGATCAGGACAGTGCAtttattttaccacatttttaaacaaagctCTTTACCTCACGTCTCTTTCCACCTACCACTTctgtttctctgcttctcttcacAAACATCTTGAAAGAATTACCTAAACTTGCTGTTTCTGATTATTCTCTTCCCTTTCTTAATCCCATTGCAGGCTTTCACCTGTGCCTTGCTGCTGACTATGTTATTATCAAGGTCACTTATGGCCCCAAACCAGTGGTTAGTTTGCAGCCTTCCTCTTATTTGGCAAAGGTGGCAAAGTTCTGACTGTCACAACTTGGGGGTAGGGAGCTGGGAGCAGAGGCTGCGACAATGCTGAGCATCCTAAATGTACAGCATATCCCTCCCCAGCCTTTCAGTCCAAACTCAATAGTATTGAGGTTGAAAAAAATCTGAtctaaaaaagaggaagaattcaCTTAACTTGGACTGTCTGGACATGGgagaagaaaacagtgaaaagataaaaatgaaggtTCCAAGCTGAATGGCTAAGAGCGGTGGTATCATAAAGAAACCCACAGTGAGGATGACCAGGCAACAGCAAGGAAGATGGGACTGAATTCTGGATACAGACACTTGAAAATGGATTTCTACAGATGTCTAAGATCTGTCGACAGAGAGACCTAGAGATGCAGGTGTAGATGGTTGATGAGGACAGGACCTGAGGGGATCGCGGACATTTGGAACCTAAAATTCTACCTTCCAACTGCATATTCTATGCTTTCTTATCTATTAAAGTTACTCTTTTATATTTATGATTGTATTATGTCAGCAATTGCAACTTCGGTAAAGTTACTACTTTAAATGTGTGGACAGCGTGTTTTAGTTTTGGAAATAGCTGGAATGAGTCAGATTTGTGTTTGAATCTTGCAGCTGTGCTAACTAATCATGTGAGTTCAGACCAAGTTTATTTACCTTCTTACTTTCCTCGTCTGTACTACCTTAGGCAGCACTATCTTTTCCATTAcgcattcattttgcttttctcctttgtctcGTGGATACATTTAAAGGATGCATCTATGTTTCTCTTGACTGTGTGCCGTCTTAACATCCATTTTTTGGGCTTCTGACATGCCTACATACTCTCTTGTCCTACAATGCTGGGCTATTCTTTACACAATAATAATGTAAGATTTAATTATAATACAAGAATAATTCTACAACTTCTGCCAATCTAACAGAAATGAGTAGGAGCAGAAGCGGCTTAGGAGGGTGAGGCCCAGCTCTACCAGTCATGTTTCCAGTCACTCTGTTTAATCTCACGAGCCTCTCGGATTCCTCATCTTAAAATATGGGTATAAGTCAAAGCAgtatgttttttgctttgttttgttttgttttttgtctttttagggccacacccgtggcatctggaggttcccaggctatgggtctatttggagctgtagctggcagcctacaccacagccacagcaacgccagacccttaacccactgagtgaagccagggatcaaacagcaacatcatggttcctagttggatttgtttctgctgcatcatgatgggaactccaaagcagtaTGGTttgatataaaaacaaacacataagattaatggaatagaaagcccagaaataaactcatgcaaatatagtcaattaatttacagTAAAGAGCCAAGAGTATACAATGGGGAAGGATGGTCTGTTCAAAGAGTGGTTTGGGGAAAACTTGGGAAGTAACATGCAAAAGAAAAGTGGCTACTGTCTTACGGCATACACGAAAATCAACAAAAGTGGATTAAAggcttgaatgtaagacctgaaaccataataCTTCTGGAAGTAAACACAGGGGGTGAGCGCCAAGACACAGATCTTGGCgatgatttgttgttgttgttgttttggctgggCCTATAGAatgttactgggccagggatcgaacccatgccacagcagtgacaacactggatccttaacccactgagccaccagggagatCCTTTGTTGTTATATGACAACAAAAGCAAGGGcaacaaaaatgaaactaaacaAGCGGGACTTCATcaaactcatttcttttctgcatagcaaagaaaaccatcaacaaaataaaaacgcACTCTATGGTTccactgggaaaaatatttgcaaaccacacatccattaaggggttaatatccaaaatatataagaactcacacaactcaataggaaaaaaccaagtaacctaattaaaaaataggcaaaggacttgagtaggtgattttccaaagaagacatacaaatagccaacacACAGCTCAGCATCTGCGgtcattagagaaacgcaaattaaaGTCAGCAGTGTATCACCTCCCATCTGTTTGGAATGGCCAGCTTCAAAAAGACAAGTGTTGGTGacaatgtagagaaaagagaacacttgtCCCCTTCTGGCAGGAATGtcaactggtgcagccactacggaaaacactatagagattcctcaaaaaaattaaaaacagaactaccatacgacccagcaattcccttctgggtatttacccaaaagaaatgaaaacaggctATTGGAAAGACAGCTGTGCTCCCACGTTCACTGGGGCATATCCACAATACACGACCTACATGTTCATCGATGAGTGAATGGATTTAGAGatgttgcgtgtgtgtgtgtgtgtgtgtgtgtcatgagaaggaaggaaatcctgccatttgtgacaacatggatggatggaccttgaggatattatgctaagtgcagtaagtcaaaAGTCAAAATatggaatgtatacatgtatgtgtaactgggtcaccatgctgtacagtagaaaaaaaattgtactggggaaataacgaaaaaattaattacaaaaaaacccaaatatgacagtatcatttatatgtagaatcaaatagctataataataataccaacttCAGCTATTTCACAAATGGCAATATGTTATAAAAACAGTTAAATAGCTCTTTATCATAGCcctcttcccatttccttgaTTTGTGAGTAAACTTAGGGGGACTTCCTTTCCTGAGTCTAGTGTCTACTTTTTAGCTTTCTCTCATCTCCCCATGAGGACAGAATTATAGACTTTGTGTTAGGTCTTTCTGCACATTATTATCTGCAACACACCTTCATTCCCACCTAGTGATACTTATATTCCATTATTCATCTGTCTTTCCTAAGTTATCTTCATATAGTCTTCTAAATTACATCtaagtttctcttttcctttttgtaaaatctttatagaaaattttataatgtttatttcCCTCATGAAACATTTATACGTATTTAAAGACCTTTTCAGAATGTAATTTGGATCAAATGAAGAATCACAAAGCTCATATGGTAACTCATTAGAATTAAAACCAAGTTATGAGCTTTGGGGAACAAAACGCCCCCTGCCAATGAACTGACATCGGTGGAGAATCTTCACGCTCAGAAGCTGCCAATCCAGATGGAAGACGAGAGCCACAAACAGGACatataaaaaaatgaactatttgTCAGTTTCTAAGTGAAGTTGGAGCCCTGTGAGATGTTACTACTATAAAGTAAAAGTAATCAATTTCCTTAACAGAATCTAATGTTTAAATGTTAAGTACAGTAAAATCCGAAAATCTTTAGTTTGCTATTATGATACTTGTATCTATAACTTTACAAAGTAGAAATTACCTATCAGGAGTTACTAGCAAAAGTTAGGGCTGGCCAacttggcaaaataaaatatttgcacagATGGAAAAGTCATATAAAATAGCTGTAATAAACGTTATGTCCCAAAGGATCACAATTAAACTAAAGCTGACAATGCTGCCTGAGATCTTCTGCCAAGAATAATTTTTGCATATGCCATATATATCTTCCTAAGTTAATTTTCATCGTACCTATGGTACTTTTTCAGAAACAAGAGTCTAAGAAAATGGTGGTATTTACCCACTGCTTCTTCTTGGTCTGAGAAATTAGCTGTTTGTGCTGTGTTGCTAACTTCTTGATTTCTTCTACAAACTCTTCTTTACATTTCTCCTTCACTTGCTTACACTTTCTGTCCATCTCACCCTGCATATTGGCTACAGCTTTATTTACagcttgtcttttttcttcttccatttcagAACGCAGctgaaatgagaaaaagttaATCCAGAATATGTCAGCTCATAAATTACAGAGACCATGAAGCCAAACTTTAATCCATTGTTTCTACTTAAGTGGTGTACCTCTTCCCTCTGTTTCATTAAGGGCTATAAAATATTTAGGtgaattataaaaagatattttgttaTATCCCGGGTTGGTGCCTTAAGGGACAgagctgcaccacgacaggaaagCTCTTCACCCCTCTCCCCGGGGTCAAAGGCACACTGCCCGAGGGGCTGCAGTACCTTTTCTAGAGCTTCTCGTACAACCCTTTCCGTTTCTCGCTTGTGGTCAGACTTCATCCGGTCTTTAAAGTCATTGAAGATTTTGGTGTACTTGTCGTGGCACAGGCTCTGACACACTCCGTCACTGGTGGTCTGGGTGCTTCGGTGCAGCATTCTTGGAGAAGAGGCACTTAACTTCTTGGTCTGAGTTGATACGGAAACTTTTTCGATTGGCTGAGGCATCGTGGGGATCTCCTGGCTGGAACTTACTGCTTCAGTTTCAGGCTCTGGTTCCTAGAGGAAGAGAAAAGTGCTATAGAAGTCACCAGTTCAGGAGTAAGTCTTATCAAGAGAAAAATGGGATGATACagataaatatccaaaaataaactGCTGTTTAAAAACCatgtaagaaaatggaaaattgttttgtgtattttaccacaattaaaaacaaacaaacacatgcaAGTAGTGGGTACAGTAATTCTAAACAAGAATTTTCTTTACAAGTCCATTACATATTAACACCGTGGTTTTTCCTTGTAAAATAGACTAAACAAAGAGTTTTATCATATGAAATTATCAATTTGCAGtcattttaaagaagttttattgcagtatagttgatttacaaagttgtgataattcctgctgcacaacaaagtgattcactatacacatgcacacacatggaccctctttcagatgcttttcccacacAGCTTATCACAGGACACTGCACAGCGTTCTCCGTGCTCTACAGCAGACCGGCCAATCCTCCACACACCTCTTCTCTGAACTAGATTCATTAACAATTATCCTAAACCACTTCTCACTGAAGATGTGTTTGGATGATACACATATAATAAACACCTAGTTTTAAAATAGGCACAGATTATATACTTATAAAAGGCTGGGCTTAGGCATAGCTTCCTCCAGTTTTTAAATGTGGGCCTAATTGATTCTGGATAAATGCTATTAATAGTGGtatgagaaaacatcagagtTCCAAGAAATGCAAAGAGCCTCTCACTTCGCCAGATGGGGTCAGTGCCACTTAACGGACAGAGAGACTCTACTGACAGGACAGAGGGAGGCTGGTCCAACTTGGCTGTTACTGTTTGACGCGTGCTTTTTGCAAGTACCTGTCAGGAGCACTGCCTTGATCACAACCATGAAAATATTCCGTTTCAACTGCCCCGTGGACACTATAAGGCGGGCAACTTACTTCTTTTTTGGGCTCCACACTTTGATTGCGTCGGCCTTTCTTTGCTCTCGGTTCTTGAGTGACCTTTAGCTGTGGGCACCATAAAAGTAACAGCATGTTACTGCAGACACCACGAAACACTTCCCTGCTGAGAGTACTAGTCACGGACCCACGGGCAGGTGCGCACTGGTTCACTGCCACGGCAGCTCTTTCTAGACCACGTGGTTGGCAGCCCCTGGATGATTCTCCCGGCCAAGAGCCTGCAAGCACGAATGTGCTGCGGTGCCGGTCGGGGTGGTGGTGGCCACGTGTTTACTGCAGAGCGCTTTACATGCAAGGAAGACCCCGCTCACCCCCGCGAGGCGAGCGAGGTGCACACTGACAGTGGTAGCCGGCACTTCTCACTGGAACCCTCACCTGCTCATTACTGGTGGAGGAGATACTGgattctgcctcctcctcccctcggTCCTCGTTCTTAGACTTCCAAAACCTCCCTTCACGGAGGAAACGCTGATGCAGTTCCAGCTCATCACAAGCCTTTTTCCAACCCATACTGCGCTTAACATGCAGCCGGTGAACGTTGACTGTGATGTCCTGTATGTTTTCAGAAGGAATCCAGGCCCTGCGAACAACAGTGAAAGGGGTGGTAGAAACTTCCAAAAGACAGAAACTCGGCCGTTGTAAAGCACCATGTCCCTGAGTAAAGCCTCTGACCAAGCAGAAAACAGGTGAGGTAACTTGCTTTTCATGGTCACCAGAGCAAAGTTCTCAGACATGGAGTGATTCAcaagtcctttttaaaatgttcaatatttcattgttttgattactctgTTATTCAAAATCTAGCTATGTGCACAGCAGAACTACAGAATCATTTGAAAACACCCAGAAATTTTCATGAGACACTCAGATATAAAATGAGGGCATCTAACAACCATTATCTGCTATGTCATATTTATACCATGTCCCTTTTCATTGGATGACCCATGATTAACAGAGAAGCGTTTGTATCATTCAGCAACTAGGTTCTCACCTAGGAACACAAAGTTGATCTAAAACTGTATTTGGTTCCACAGGGAAGAGTGCTAGAAATTTGGACAAATTTTTCCTGGGTGCTAATCACCTGACTGGACTTAAGTAGTGTCCAACTAGAGTGTTGGACCAACCCAGCCAGGGCTCGCCATGTGCCAGCAGGAGGCACCACAAAGCACACAACAGTGTGTGGGACCTATGCCTGCTCGTGCCTTATTTGACAGCTGGAGACGTTGCCCAGACAGCAACATCTAATTAGTAGCTAGAATCTAGTGAGGGTGCCCAGTGGGTGTGCCTAGCTCACTAGGTTGGCGCCTCTACATACACTGCTGCCTGCAAGTGAGGAACAAGGGGGAAACAATGCAGGCTACAGTCAGGGTGACTCCGGGCTACTGTGGAGGGGAAGAGGCTTTCGGCCAGTTGTGGGTGGCCATGGCTTTCATTTGGGCTTGATCTTGAAAGAGGAGTAAGACTGAGACACAGAGGGAGGAGTTCCAGGTGGGAGCAACGTCACAAACGAGACAGGACACTGTAGGGATGCGGGAGCCACAGCTGGCAAGACATTTTCTAGAGCACAAGCTCTCCAGCCTGACAACCTGTTTAGGGTCTGCTGAGGGAACGGCAGCTTCTGGTATGAGCACGTAGAGGGACTGGTCCCaaatcatttatttgttgaaatttttttctcccacctaCGTGTGGAGACATGATGAGCCAGCAAAAGGATGTTTACTGCATTTCTTTATGGCGGTCTCTGCATAACAATGTGACTGTGTTAACATCACTGCACTGCACATTTACAAATGGTGGTAAAAGCATTTACATTAACAACACTTGCAGCTGATGGCCATCTCTTGTTGGTATATGATGAGTAGCTTACGTagttaaaattatctttataaagTCCACTTTTCAATAAATCACGTATTCTAATGCGACAGTATCATTTTCAAGGTCTGTCCTCATCATTAACCTCAAATATCACACTGGGCACACCGTAATCAGCAAGAGCAAAGGATAAGGATTCTGGATTTACAGTAAAATTGtagatcttttcttttctaaaataaagtccTGAGTTCAACAGTGTCAGTTACTGAAACTGTCCTGTTTAACAACCATCATCAGAAATACACCTAGAAATACCATGTTCAGAAATGACTGTCAGGTCCTCAGTCAAGTTAACGTGttgatttattaaatttttttaattactcaatgaatttattacatttatagttgtataacgtGCTGACTTAAACACACTTTGGTGTTACAACAGACTTCACGCTGTTTCTGATGGTGAGGCCCCCGGAGCTGTGGTCACAGCAGGACCGGGCTGCTCCAGGGCTCCCGGAGGCCCAGGTGTGACAGCTGCACACGCGTTGTGATTACCTTTGGTGGTGGTGACCGAAGAAGCGGACGTCAACCTGATTGTCCTCTTTCTGCATGACTTTGGCTGGCCAGAACCCAAAACCTTTCATTTTAGCCCAAACCAGTTCATGATTAGGTATCTAGAAATAAAAGTTTATACCCTGTCATATcacttttaaagtattaaataccAGTGTATCATTAATACTGGACTACTTGGTCAAGTACAATACCTTACcttgaaaatattactttttaaccATAAACACAGAGAActtacccccaccccaggaatgaTTGACTTTGCctccaagaaaaacacaaaaaaatcaaaatctgcgTAAGCAGTGTGGACCTGCGTTTCACGGCAGAAGCAGTGAGAAGACTCTCGATAGCCTGTGCACTCTGGAATGAAGCCGAGGGCCACGTGAGTTCACAGTGGCAAACAGAACGCCCTAACTTTGCTTCCTGAAGTACAGTCCCACCCTGGGAGCCTGTAAGAAATGGGAGAATTTGAGGCCCTCCTCCAGACCTACCAAGTCAGAGATCCAAATTCTAAGGAGACCCCCAAGTGACCGAGGAGCACAGTAAAGTCTCAGAGCCTGGGGGGTCTCAGGCAGGCTCTTACGCtggtgtcgggggtgggggttgccCCGGAACACTGACAGGCTTCTTGTTCAGCACCCTCcttgaaatcatgccattttagGGGAAATCACACagctataaatgtatataaaggcTTAGATTTCTTGTGAGAGAATGAGAGGAAAAgcaaatttttactttatttatatattaaggaTTCAATGTTTATTCCTGTTCTTAAAGTCCTCATCTTGAAGTCAGAAATAGATATAACGACCCATTGTTTTTCCCATGTTTCAGCTTTTGTACTCATTTAACACCacatataatataaaacaaaaaaattcagaaagattaTACTCTTTAGGTAAATTGGAAAAGCTTCCTTAGAGCAGTGCCTCAGACActtaggtaaaaagaaaaagaatctcaaagGTTCACATACGCAGGGATAGCAGAACCAATTGTCAGGACGAGCATTTGACAAATAGAAGCAATTCTTGCAAAGCTGTAGTTCAtccagctgaaaaagaaaagcaactatTTTAGCCTACAAAAATATACACatgcggagttccctggtggcacatcaagttaaggatctgacagtcactgctgtggcacaggttccacccctgccCCAAGAACCTCCACAGGCCGAGTACACAGGCCCCCCCcaaaatatatacacacgcataaaactatataaagaagatccatgcatggagttcccgtcatggcttagcagttaatgaacccgactagcatccatgaggacacgtgttcgatccctggccttgctcagtgagttaaggatccggcatagccgtgagctgtggtgtaggtcgcagacgtggctcggatcccgagttgctgtggctgtggcgtgggccggtggctacagctccgattcaacccctggcctgggaacctccatatgccatgggtgcagccctaaaaagactaaaaaggcaaaaataaaaaaacagagtaGATACATGCAAATTAACATTCTCTTTCATGTATATAGTCTTGAATTTTGTTCCTTaagcttaaaattttaattttccaatgAACAATATTGGAAGAGACTGCCCCTTTCCTGTTTGAACCCCAAGGTCCCAGATTGCACTTGTAACAGAAGACAGATTCTCAGGGGGCCCAGTGCCTCTGATCTCAGTTTTCCAGCCTCACTGATGCCTTTCCACTTGAGCACACGTATTAACCTATTCATCAGAAATACCTTCCTGGTCTACTCATATAAAATATCCACTACCAATAAAAGCAGCCCTAACTTTGCCTCTTTCTCCATTTCAGTCCTGTTTTCTTTCATAACATCCTTTTATAACTTGTAAAGAAACctattttgtctgttcttttcttgAGTCTCCCTCTTTAGAACGCAGCTCCATGAGCAGGAAGCCAGCATCCTGATCCTCATTTTATTCCTCCTAACACAGCAacagtagacactcaataaacatatgtttaatgaataaaaaaacaaaagtcaaatttgaaacagaagttcctgctgtggctcagaaggttatagatccaaagttgtctctgtgaagatgcagattcaatccctggcctggctaagtgggttaaggatctggcattgctgtgagctgcggcgtaggtcgtagatgcagctcagaccccacgttgctgtggctgtaattccacccctgacccaggaacttccatatgcaacaggtgcggctgta
It encodes the following:
- the ZMYND11 gene encoding zinc finger MYND domain-containing protein 11 isoform X5, whose protein sequence is MARLTKRRQADTKAIQHLWAAIEIIRNQKQIANIDRITKYMSRVHGMHPKETTRQLSLAVKDGLIVETLTVGCKGSKAGIEQEGYWLPGDEISIKKKNTNKQEMSTYLRFIVSRMKERAIDLNKKGKDNKHPMYRRLVHSAVDVPAIQEKVNEGKYRSYEEFKADAQLLLHNTVIFYGADSEQADIARMLYKDTCHELDELQLCKNCFYLSNARPDNWFCYPCIPNHELVWAKMKGFGFWPAKVMQKEDNQVDVRFFGHHHQRAWIPSENIQDITVNVHRLHVKRSMGWKKACDELELHQRFLREGRFWKSKNEDRGEEEAESSISSTSNEQLKVTQEPRAKKGRRNQSVEPKKEEPEPETEAVSSSQEIPTMPQPIEKVSVSTQTKKLSASSPRMLHRSTQTTSDGVCQSLCHDKYTKIFNDFKDRMKSDHKRETERVVREALEKLRSEMEEEKRQAVNKAVANMQGEMDRKCKQVKEKCKEEFVEEIKKLATQHKQLISQTKKKQWCYNCEEEAMYHCCWNTSYCSIKCQQEHWHAEHKRTCRRKR
- the ZMYND11 gene encoding zinc finger MYND domain-containing protein 11 isoform X3 — encoded protein: MARLTKRRQADTKAIQHLWAAIEIIRNQKQIANIDRITKYMSRVHGMHPKETTRQLSLAVKDGLIVETLTVGCKGSKAGIEQEGYWLPGDEIDWETENHDWYCFECHLPGEVLICDLCFRVYHSKCLSDEYRLRDSSSHWQCPVCRSIKKKNTNKQEMSTYLRFIVSRMKERAIDLNKKGKDNKHPMYRRLVHSAVDVPAIQEKVNEGKYRSYEEFKADAQLLLHNTVIFYGADSEQADIARMLYKDTCHELDELQLCKNCFYLSNARPDNWFCYPCIPNHELVWAKMKGFGFWPAKVMQKEDNQVDVRFFGHHHQRAWIPSENIQDITVNVHRLHVKRSMGWKKACDELELHQRFLREGRFWKSKNEDRGEEEAESSISSTSNEQLKVTQEPRAKKGRRNQSVEPKKEEPEPETEAVSSSQEIPTMPQPIEKVSVSTQTKKLSASSPRMLHRSTQTTSDGVCQSLCHDKYTKIFNDFKDRMKSDHKRETERVVREALEKLRSEMEEEKRQAVNKAVANMQGEMDRKCKQVKEKCKEEFVEEIKKLATQHKQLISQTKKKQWCYNCEEEAMYHCCWNTSYCSIKCQQEHWHAEHKRTCRRKR
- the ZMYND11 gene encoding zinc finger MYND domain-containing protein 11 isoform X1, translating into MARLTKRRQADTKAIQHLWAAIEIIRNQKQIANIDRITKYMSRVHGMHPKETTRQLSLAVKDGLIVETLTVGCKGSKAGIEQEGYWLPGDEIAYSMQPFSRTAAPNKDWETENHDWYCFECHLPGEVLICDLCFRVYHSKCLSDEYRLRDSSSHWQCPVCRSIKKKNTNKQEMSTYLRFIVSRMKERAIDLNKKGKDNKHPMYRRLVHSAVDVPAIQEKVNEGKYRSYEEFKADAQLLLHNTVIFYGADSEQADIARMLYKDTCHELDELQLCKNCFYLSNARPDNWFCYPCIPNHELVWAKMKGFGFWPAKVMQKEDNQVDVRFFGHHHQRAWIPSENIQDITVNVHRLHVKRSMGWKKACDELELHQRFLREGRFWKSKNEDRGEEEAESSISSTSNEQLKVTQEPRAKKGRRNQSVEPKKEEPEPETEAVSSSQEIPTMPQPIEKVSVSTQTKKLSASSPRMLHRSTQTTSDGVCQSLCHDKYTKIFNDFKDRMKSDHKRETERVVREALEKLRSEMEEEKRQAVNKAVANMQGEMDRKCKQVKEKCKEEFVEEIKKLATQHKQLISQTKKKQWCYNCEEEAMYHCCWNTSYCSIKCQQEHWHAEHKRTCRRKR
- the ZMYND11 gene encoding zinc finger MYND domain-containing protein 11 isoform X7; translation: MVIFNKASNTRDEKIRIDWETENHDWYCFECHLPGEVLICDLCFRVYHSKCLSDEYRLRDSSSHWQCPVCRSIKKKNTNKQEMSTYLRFIVSRMKERAIDLNKKGKDNKHPMYRRLVHSAVDVPAIQEKVNEGKYRSYEEFKADAQLLLHNTVIFYGADSEQADIARMLYKDTCHELDELQLCKNCFYLSNARPDNWFCYPCIPNHELVWAKMKGFGFWPAKVMQKEDNQVDVRFFGHHHQRAWIPSENIQDITVNVHRLHVKRSMGWKKACDELELHQRFLREGRFWKSKNEDRGEEEAESSISSTSNEQLKVTQEPRAKKGRRNQSVEPKKEEPEPETEAVSSSQEIPTMPQPIEKVSVSTQTKKLSASSPRMLHRSTQTTSDGVCQSLCHDKYTKIFNDFKDRMKSDHKRETERVVREALEKLRSEMEEEKRQAVNKAVANMQGEMDRKCKQVKEKCKEEFVEEIKKLATQHKQLISQTKKKQWCYNCEEEAMYHCCWNTSYCSIKCQQEHWHAEHKRTCRRKR
- the ZMYND11 gene encoding zinc finger MYND domain-containing protein 11 isoform X6, which gives rise to MARLTKRRQADTKAIQHLWAAIEIIRNQKQIANIDRITKYMSRVHGMHPKETTRQLSLAVKDGLIVETLTVGCKGSKAGIEQEGYWLPGDEISIKKKNTNKQEMSTYLRFIVSRMKERAIDLNKKGKDNKHPMYRRLVHSAVDVPAIQEKVNEGKYRSYEEFKADAQLLLHNTVIFYGDSEQADIARMLYKDTCHELDELQLCKNCFYLSNARPDNWFCYPCIPNHELVWAKMKGFGFWPAKVMQKEDNQVDVRFFGHHHQRAWIPSENIQDITVNVHRLHVKRSMGWKKACDELELHQRFLREGRFWKSKNEDRGEEEAESSISSTSNEQLKVTQEPRAKKGRRNQSVEPKKEEPEPETEAVSSSQEIPTMPQPIEKVSVSTQTKKLSASSPRMLHRSTQTTSDGVCQSLCHDKYTKIFNDFKDRMKSDHKRETERVVREALEKLRSEMEEEKRQAVNKAVANMQGEMDRKCKQVKEKCKEEFVEEIKKLATQHKQLISQTKKKQWCYNCEEEAMYHCCWNTSYCSIKCQQEHWHAEHKRTCRRKR
- the ZMYND11 gene encoding zinc finger MYND domain-containing protein 11 isoform X4, with amino-acid sequence MARLTKRRQADTKAIQHLWAAIEIIRNQKQIANIDRITKYMSRVHGMHPKETTRQLSLAVKDGLIVETLTVGCKGSKAGIEQEGYWLPGDEIDWETENHDWYCFECHLPGEVLICDLCFRVYHSKCLSDEYRLRDSSSHWQCPVCRSIKKKNTNKQEMSTYLRFIVSRMKERAIDLNKKGKDNKHPMYRRLVHSAVDVPAIQEKVNEGKYRSYEEFKADAQLLLHNTVIFYGDSEQADIARMLYKDTCHELDELQLCKNCFYLSNARPDNWFCYPCIPNHELVWAKMKGFGFWPAKVMQKEDNQVDVRFFGHHHQRAWIPSENIQDITVNVHRLHVKRSMGWKKACDELELHQRFLREGRFWKSKNEDRGEEEAESSISSTSNEQLKVTQEPRAKKGRRNQSVEPKKEEPEPETEAVSSSQEIPTMPQPIEKVSVSTQTKKLSASSPRMLHRSTQTTSDGVCQSLCHDKYTKIFNDFKDRMKSDHKRETERVVREALEKLRSEMEEEKRQAVNKAVANMQGEMDRKCKQVKEKCKEEFVEEIKKLATQHKQLISQTKKKQWCYNCEEEAMYHCCWNTSYCSIKCQQEHWHAEHKRTCRRKR